A stretch of Chaetodon auriga isolate fChaAug3 chromosome 21, fChaAug3.hap1, whole genome shotgun sequence DNA encodes these proteins:
- the pfkpa gene encoding ATP-dependent 6-phosphofructokinase, platelet type isoform X5 produces the protein MAQPDSKKIFFENLSGAGKAIAVLTSGGDAQGMNAAVRAVVRMGLYVGAKVYFIHEGYQGMVDGGENIEEASWESVSSMLQVGGTVIGSARCKEFRTHEGRLKAAHNLVQRGITNLCVIGGDGSLTGANLFREEWSGLLAELVDQGLIEADAIQKYSALHIVGMVGSIDNDFCGTDMTIGTDSALHRIIEVVDAIMTTAQSHQRTFVLEVMGRHCGYLALVSALACGADWVLIPEMPPEDGWEDKMCQKLSATRSRGTRLNIIIVAEGAIDRHGKPITSSFVKDLVVKCLGFDTRVTILGHVQRGGTPSAFDRILASRMGVEAVLALLETTANTPACVVSLCGNQSVRLPLMECVQMTQEVQKAMDEKRFEEAVKLRGRSFENNLKTYKLLAHRKPESELPTSNFNVAVLNVGAPAAGMNAAVRSAVRVGISEGHKMFAVSDGFEGLWKGQIKEIKWADVGGWTGQGGSLLGTKRTLPAKHIDKIAEQMRKHNINALLIVGGFEALLSLLELLTARGKYDEFCVPMVMVPATVSNNVPGSDLSIGADTALNAITTTCDRIKQSASGTKRRVFIIETMGGYCGYLASVGGLAAGADAAYIYEEPFDIRDLQANVEHLTEKMKTSIQRGLVLRNENCNDNYTTDFIYQLYSEEGRGVFDCRKNVLGHMQQGGAPSPFDRNFGTKISAKAMQWVTKKLTETFRQGKAECLLTVRTRAVCWGCVAGLWSSSPLYNSKMRPTLFTGSLRSSGG, from the exons GGATGAATGCTGCTGTACGTGCTGTGGTTCGAATGGGGTTATATGTGGGAgcaaaagtttatttcattcATGAG GGATATCAGGGTATGGTGGATGGTGGAGAGAACATAGAAGAGGCCTCATGGGAAAGTGTCTCCAGCATGCTACAAGTG GGAGGGACTGTTATCGGCAGCGCCCGCTGTAAGGAGTTTCGCACCCATGAGGGACGCCTGAAAGCAGCTCACAACCTGGTGCAGCGCGGCATCACCAACCTGTGTGTCATCGGTGGTGACGGCAGCCTGACGGGCGCCAACCTCTTCAGGGAGGAATGGAGCGGGCTGCTGGCGGAGCTGGTGGACCAAG GCTTGATCGAGGCTGATGCCATACAGAAGTATTCGGCCCTTCACATCGTGGGGATGGTTGGCTCCATTGACAACGACTTCTGTGGAACTGACATGACAATCGGCACCGACTCTGCTCTGCACAGAATCATCGAGGTGGTGGATGCAATTATGACAACCGCACAGAG TCACCAGAGAACGTTTGTGTTAGAGGTCATGGGCAGACACTGTGG CTACCTGGCCTTGGTGAGCGCCTTGGCTTGTGGGGCAGACTGGGTGTTGATTCCTGAGATGCCCCCAGAGGATGGCTGGGAGGATAAGATGTGTCAAAAACTGTCTGCG ACCCGTTCCAGGGGCACAAGGCTGAACATAATCATAGTTGCAGAAGGGGCCATTGACAGGCACGGGAAGCCTATAACCTCTAGTTTTGTCAAAGAT CTTGTTGTCAAATGCTTGGGTTTCGACACGCGAGTGACAATCCTGGGCCAcgtgcagagaggagggaccCCCTCTGCCTTTGACCGCATCCTG GCCAGTCGTATGGGTGTCGAGGCTGTTCTTGCCCTTCTGGAGACCACAGCCAACACGCCAGCCTGCGTGGTCTCTCTGTGCGGCAACCAATCGGTGCGCCTGCCTCTGATggagtgtgtacagatg acTCAAGAGGTGCAGAAAGCCATGGACGAGAAGCGTTTTGAGGAGGCAGTGAAGCTTCGGGGCAG GAGTTTTGAAAACAACCTGAAGACCTACAAACTGCTGGCTCATCGCAAACCAGAATCCGAGCTGCCAACT AGCAACTTCAACGTGGCAGTGTTGAATGTCGGTGCCCCTGCAGCGGGCATGAATGCTGCCGTCCGCTCAGCCGTCAGGGTGGGCATCTCAGAGGGCCACAAGATGTTTGCTGTCAGTGACGGCTTTGAGGGGCTCTGGAAAGGACAG ATTAAGGAGATTAAATGGGCTGATGTGGGAGGATGGACGGGACAGGGTGGATCTCTGTTGGGAACCAAAAG AACACTTCCTGCAAAACATATTGACAAAATTGCTGAACAGATGCGAAAGCACAACATTAATGCACTGCTAATTGTCGGTGGATTTGAG GCCTTGCTGTCACTGCTGGAATTGTTAACGGCGCGCGGGAAATATGACGAGTTCTGTGTGCCCATGGTCATGGTCCCAGCCACTGTCTCCAACAATGTGCCGGGCTCAGACCTCAGCATTGGCGCTGACACGGCTCTGAACGCCATCACTACT aCTTGTGACCGCATCAAGCAGTCGGCCAGCGGGACCAAGAGGCGCGTGTTCATCATCGAGACCATGGGAGGCTACTGTGGCTATCTGGCCAGCGTGGGAGGCCtggctgctggagctgatgCTGCCTACATCTACGAAGAGCCGTTTGACATCAGAGACCTGCAG GCCAATGTGGAACAtttgacagagaaaatgaagaccAGCATTCAAAGAGGACTGGTCCTCAG gaatgAGAACTGTAATGACAACTACACGACAGACTTTATCTACCAGCTGTACTCTGAAGAAGGGAGGGGAGTGTTTGACTGCCGGAAGAACGTGCTGGGACACATGCAGCAG GGAGGAGCACCGTCGCCATTTGACCGCAACTTTGGGACCAAGATCTCTGCCAAGGCGATGCAGTGGGTTACCAAAAAGCTGACGGAGACCTTCAGACAGGGTAAG gccGAGTGTTTGCTAACAGTGAGGACTCGTGCTGTCTGCTGGGGATGCGTCGCAGGGCTCTGGTCTTCCAGCCCGTTGTACAACTCAAAGATGAGACCGACTTTGT TCACAGGATCCCTAAGGAGCAGTGGTGGTTGA
- the pfkpa gene encoding ATP-dependent 6-phosphofructokinase, platelet type isoform X6, which translates to MAQPDSKKIFFENLSGAGKAIAVLTSGGDAQGMNAAVRAVVRMGLYVGAKVYFIHEGYQGMVDGGENIEEASWESVSSMLQVGGTVIGSARCKEFRTHEGRLKAAHNLVQRGITNLCVIGGDGSLTGANLFREEWSGLLAELVDQGLIEADAIQKYSALHIVGMVGSIDNDFCGTDMTIGTDSALHRIIEVVDAIMTTAQSHQRTFVLEVMGRHCGYLALVSALACGADWVLIPEMPPEDGWEDKMCQKLSATRSRGTRLNIIIVAEGAIDRHGKPITSSFVKDLVVKCLGFDTRVTILGHVQRGGTPSAFDRILASRMGVEAVLALLETTANTPACVVSLCGNQSVRLPLMECVQMTQEVQKAMDEKRFEEAVKLRGRSFENNLKTYKLLAHRKPESELPTSNFNVAVLNVGAPAAGMNAAVRSAVRVGISEGHKMFAVSDGFEGLWKGQIKEIKWADVGGWTGQGGSLLGTKRTLPAKHIDKIAEQMRKHNINALLIVGGFEAFESLLQLYEARATYEEFCIPMCMLPATISNNVPGTDLSIGADTALNAIVETCDRIKQSASGTKRRVFIIETMGGYCGYLASVGGLAAGADAAYIYEEPFDIRDLQANVEHLTEKMKTSIQRGLVLRNENCNDNYTTDFIYQLYSEEGRGVFDCRKNVLGHMQQGGAPSPFDRNFGTKISAKAMQWVTKKLTETFRQGKAECLLTVRTRAVCWGCVAGLWSSSPLYNSKMRPTLFTGSLRSSGG; encoded by the exons GGATGAATGCTGCTGTACGTGCTGTGGTTCGAATGGGGTTATATGTGGGAgcaaaagtttatttcattcATGAG GGATATCAGGGTATGGTGGATGGTGGAGAGAACATAGAAGAGGCCTCATGGGAAAGTGTCTCCAGCATGCTACAAGTG GGAGGGACTGTTATCGGCAGCGCCCGCTGTAAGGAGTTTCGCACCCATGAGGGACGCCTGAAAGCAGCTCACAACCTGGTGCAGCGCGGCATCACCAACCTGTGTGTCATCGGTGGTGACGGCAGCCTGACGGGCGCCAACCTCTTCAGGGAGGAATGGAGCGGGCTGCTGGCGGAGCTGGTGGACCAAG GCTTGATCGAGGCTGATGCCATACAGAAGTATTCGGCCCTTCACATCGTGGGGATGGTTGGCTCCATTGACAACGACTTCTGTGGAACTGACATGACAATCGGCACCGACTCTGCTCTGCACAGAATCATCGAGGTGGTGGATGCAATTATGACAACCGCACAGAG TCACCAGAGAACGTTTGTGTTAGAGGTCATGGGCAGACACTGTGG CTACCTGGCCTTGGTGAGCGCCTTGGCTTGTGGGGCAGACTGGGTGTTGATTCCTGAGATGCCCCCAGAGGATGGCTGGGAGGATAAGATGTGTCAAAAACTGTCTGCG ACCCGTTCCAGGGGCACAAGGCTGAACATAATCATAGTTGCAGAAGGGGCCATTGACAGGCACGGGAAGCCTATAACCTCTAGTTTTGTCAAAGAT CTTGTTGTCAAATGCTTGGGTTTCGACACGCGAGTGACAATCCTGGGCCAcgtgcagagaggagggaccCCCTCTGCCTTTGACCGCATCCTG GCCAGTCGTATGGGTGTCGAGGCTGTTCTTGCCCTTCTGGAGACCACAGCCAACACGCCAGCCTGCGTGGTCTCTCTGTGCGGCAACCAATCGGTGCGCCTGCCTCTGATggagtgtgtacagatg acTCAAGAGGTGCAGAAAGCCATGGACGAGAAGCGTTTTGAGGAGGCAGTGAAGCTTCGGGGCAG GAGTTTTGAAAACAACCTGAAGACCTACAAACTGCTGGCTCATCGCAAACCAGAATCCGAGCTGCCAACT AGCAACTTCAACGTGGCAGTGTTGAATGTCGGTGCCCCTGCAGCGGGCATGAATGCTGCCGTCCGCTCAGCCGTCAGGGTGGGCATCTCAGAGGGCCACAAGATGTTTGCTGTCAGTGACGGCTTTGAGGGGCTCTGGAAAGGACAG ATTAAGGAGATTAAATGGGCTGATGTGGGAGGATGGACGGGACAGGGTGGATCTCTGTTGGGAACCAAAAG AACACTTCCTGCAAAACATATTGACAAAATTGCTGAACAGATGCGAAAGCACAACATTAATGCACTGCTAATTGTCGGTGGATTTGAG GCGTTTGagagtctgctgcagctgtatgAGGCTCGCGCTACCTATGAGGAGTTTTGCATCCCGATGTGTATGCTGCCTGCCACCATAAGTAACAATGTACCAGGCACAGACCTAAGTATCGGGGCAGACACGGCCCTCAATGCCATCGTGGAG aCTTGTGACCGCATCAAGCAGTCGGCCAGCGGGACCAAGAGGCGCGTGTTCATCATCGAGACCATGGGAGGCTACTGTGGCTATCTGGCCAGCGTGGGAGGCCtggctgctggagctgatgCTGCCTACATCTACGAAGAGCCGTTTGACATCAGAGACCTGCAG GCCAATGTGGAACAtttgacagagaaaatgaagaccAGCATTCAAAGAGGACTGGTCCTCAG gaatgAGAACTGTAATGACAACTACACGACAGACTTTATCTACCAGCTGTACTCTGAAGAAGGGAGGGGAGTGTTTGACTGCCGGAAGAACGTGCTGGGACACATGCAGCAG GGAGGAGCACCGTCGCCATTTGACCGCAACTTTGGGACCAAGATCTCTGCCAAGGCGATGCAGTGGGTTACCAAAAAGCTGACGGAGACCTTCAGACAGGGTAAG gccGAGTGTTTGCTAACAGTGAGGACTCGTGCTGTCTGCTGGGGATGCGTCGCAGGGCTCTGGTCTTCCAGCCCGTTGTACAACTCAAAGATGAGACCGACTTTGT TCACAGGATCCCTAAGGAGCAGTGGTGGTTGA
- the pfkpa gene encoding ATP-dependent 6-phosphofructokinase, platelet type isoform X2 has translation MAQPDSKKIFFENLSGAGKAIAVLTSGGDAQGMNAAVRAVVRMGLYVGAKVYFIHEGYQGMVDGGENIEEASWESVSSMLQVGGTVIGSARCKEFRTHEGRLKAAHNLVQRGITNLCVIGGDGSLTGANLFREEWSGLLAELVDQGLIEADAIQKYSALHIVGMVGSIDNDFCGTDMTIGTDSALHRIIEVVDAIMTTAQSHQRTFVLEVMGRHCGYLALVSALACGADWVLIPEMPPEDGWEDKMCQKLSATRSRGTRLNIIIVAEGAIDRHGKPITSSFVKDLVVKCLGFDTRVTILGHVQRGGTPSAFDRILASRMGVEAVLALLETTANTPACVVSLCGNQSVRLPLMECVQMTQEVQKAMDEKRFEEAVKLRGRSFENNLKTYKLLAHRKPESELPTSNFNVAVLNVGAPAAGMNAAVRSAVRVGISEGHKMFAVSDGFEGLWKGQIKEIKWADVGGWTGQGGSLLGTKRTLPAKHIDKIAEQMRKHNINALLIVGGFEAFESLLQLYEARATYEEFCIPMCMLPATISNNVPGTDLSIGADTALNAIVETCDRIKQSASGTKRRVFIIETMGGYCGYLASVGGLAAGADAAYIYEEPFDIRDLQANVEHLTEKMKTSIQRGLVLRNENCNDNYTTDFIYQLYSEEGRGVFDCRKNVLGHMQQGGAPSPFDRNFGTKISAKAMQWVTKKLTETFRQGRVFANSEDSCCLLGMRRRALVFQPVVQLKDETDFVHRIPKEQWWLKLRPLMKILAKYKTSYDVSDAGQLEHVVRNRPKESDASVAM, from the exons GGATGAATGCTGCTGTACGTGCTGTGGTTCGAATGGGGTTATATGTGGGAgcaaaagtttatttcattcATGAG GGATATCAGGGTATGGTGGATGGTGGAGAGAACATAGAAGAGGCCTCATGGGAAAGTGTCTCCAGCATGCTACAAGTG GGAGGGACTGTTATCGGCAGCGCCCGCTGTAAGGAGTTTCGCACCCATGAGGGACGCCTGAAAGCAGCTCACAACCTGGTGCAGCGCGGCATCACCAACCTGTGTGTCATCGGTGGTGACGGCAGCCTGACGGGCGCCAACCTCTTCAGGGAGGAATGGAGCGGGCTGCTGGCGGAGCTGGTGGACCAAG GCTTGATCGAGGCTGATGCCATACAGAAGTATTCGGCCCTTCACATCGTGGGGATGGTTGGCTCCATTGACAACGACTTCTGTGGAACTGACATGACAATCGGCACCGACTCTGCTCTGCACAGAATCATCGAGGTGGTGGATGCAATTATGACAACCGCACAGAG TCACCAGAGAACGTTTGTGTTAGAGGTCATGGGCAGACACTGTGG CTACCTGGCCTTGGTGAGCGCCTTGGCTTGTGGGGCAGACTGGGTGTTGATTCCTGAGATGCCCCCAGAGGATGGCTGGGAGGATAAGATGTGTCAAAAACTGTCTGCG ACCCGTTCCAGGGGCACAAGGCTGAACATAATCATAGTTGCAGAAGGGGCCATTGACAGGCACGGGAAGCCTATAACCTCTAGTTTTGTCAAAGAT CTTGTTGTCAAATGCTTGGGTTTCGACACGCGAGTGACAATCCTGGGCCAcgtgcagagaggagggaccCCCTCTGCCTTTGACCGCATCCTG GCCAGTCGTATGGGTGTCGAGGCTGTTCTTGCCCTTCTGGAGACCACAGCCAACACGCCAGCCTGCGTGGTCTCTCTGTGCGGCAACCAATCGGTGCGCCTGCCTCTGATggagtgtgtacagatg acTCAAGAGGTGCAGAAAGCCATGGACGAGAAGCGTTTTGAGGAGGCAGTGAAGCTTCGGGGCAG GAGTTTTGAAAACAACCTGAAGACCTACAAACTGCTGGCTCATCGCAAACCAGAATCCGAGCTGCCAACT AGCAACTTCAACGTGGCAGTGTTGAATGTCGGTGCCCCTGCAGCGGGCATGAATGCTGCCGTCCGCTCAGCCGTCAGGGTGGGCATCTCAGAGGGCCACAAGATGTTTGCTGTCAGTGACGGCTTTGAGGGGCTCTGGAAAGGACAG ATTAAGGAGATTAAATGGGCTGATGTGGGAGGATGGACGGGACAGGGTGGATCTCTGTTGGGAACCAAAAG AACACTTCCTGCAAAACATATTGACAAAATTGCTGAACAGATGCGAAAGCACAACATTAATGCACTGCTAATTGTCGGTGGATTTGAG GCGTTTGagagtctgctgcagctgtatgAGGCTCGCGCTACCTATGAGGAGTTTTGCATCCCGATGTGTATGCTGCCTGCCACCATAAGTAACAATGTACCAGGCACAGACCTAAGTATCGGGGCAGACACGGCCCTCAATGCCATCGTGGAG aCTTGTGACCGCATCAAGCAGTCGGCCAGCGGGACCAAGAGGCGCGTGTTCATCATCGAGACCATGGGAGGCTACTGTGGCTATCTGGCCAGCGTGGGAGGCCtggctgctggagctgatgCTGCCTACATCTACGAAGAGCCGTTTGACATCAGAGACCTGCAG GCCAATGTGGAACAtttgacagagaaaatgaagaccAGCATTCAAAGAGGACTGGTCCTCAG gaatgAGAACTGTAATGACAACTACACGACAGACTTTATCTACCAGCTGTACTCTGAAGAAGGGAGGGGAGTGTTTGACTGCCGGAAGAACGTGCTGGGACACATGCAGCAG GGAGGAGCACCGTCGCCATTTGACCGCAACTTTGGGACCAAGATCTCTGCCAAGGCGATGCAGTGGGTTACCAAAAAGCTGACGGAGACCTTCAGACAGG gccGAGTGTTTGCTAACAGTGAGGACTCGTGCTGTCTGCTGGGGATGCGTCGCAGGGCTCTGGTCTTCCAGCCCGTTGTACAACTCAAAGATGAGACCGACTTTGT TCACAGGATCCCTAAGGAGCAGTGGTGGTTGAAGCTGCGTCCTCTGATGAAGATCCTGGCTAAGTACAAGACGAGCTACGACGTCTCAGATGCCGGACAGCTGGAGCACGTCGTACGCAACCGGCCTAAAGAGTCGGACGCCTCTGTAGCCATGTGA